In Drosophila yakuba strain Tai18E2 chromosome 2R, Prin_Dyak_Tai18E2_2.1, whole genome shotgun sequence, a single genomic region encodes these proteins:
- the LOC6532111 gene encoding epidermal growth factor receptor substrate 15-like 1 isoform X5, with protein sequence MNVDFARVCGKHIGVYEAYYKLIDPKSTGAIEAMTAAKFLKKSGLSDVVLSRIWDLSDPNGKGFLDKPGFFVALKLVSLSQAGEVASMVNIYLDIANPPKVGELPKSMPSRIQTVPVASAGVANGDWSIGVIDRLKYEQLFESLHPSNGMLPGNKVKGVLMDSKLPMSILGTIWDLADQDKDGNLDMHEFVVAMHLVYQTLQKRTIPSVLPPELRKPGGAGPPPKPALPPPPAGAAMPRAPSGEGFGDGGFVANFPKDIAPPAAIPPLPVAVPPMTRIPPVGAVSSQPLIQTDPLIPIGAPVTANADWVVTPAELKRFEEIFRQSDLDKDGLVSGLEVKDIFIKSGIPQRSLADIWALCDTNQSGKLTVEQFALAMWFVERKQRGVDPPHVLNANMVPPSMRATVAGVDLQPQEVKPTYSNPELEMISKEIEELARERRVLETEIAQKEADVRIKNGEVRSLQSELDTLTATLKQLENQRGEAQKRLDDLQAQVSHNTAVLANVSLDISRTNDQVTKIRDQCHMQEETINEQEGELNAKRSELQKLKDEEASLQKEYDSNNRELSKLTNHLQATQLQISSVRSMVTQLLETQRQMTDALLICRAAMENQNAELVSEYQLKIEPDFDEARKTLTKEVQVPKDDPFEENNSGVANQATNGFGSDPFSGQATNKPAISTGFDDSFNMSSGFDSGFDAFGQSGAGSAFGQTQRDPFGSDAFAANKSSAITPEPGKDDFGSDPFAALHAPTGQGQVLSPNAQKSGPPPRPESPSPALPPKKSKVPPPRPAPPRAAQPTGGFGSGGAGGGFADFDDFDNK encoded by the exons ATGAATGTGGACTTTGCGAGGGTGTGCGGGAAGCACATAGGCGTCTACGAGGCCTACTACAAACTG ATTGACCCCAAATCCACCGGGGCAATCGAGGCCATGACTGCGGCTAAGTTTCTAAAGAAGTCCGGCCTCAGCGACGTTGTGTTGAGCAGGATCTGGGATCTGTCCGATCCCAACGGAAAGGGCTTTCTGGACAAACCGGGCTTTTTTGTGGCCCTCAAGCTGGTGTCCCTGTCGCAGGCGGGAGAGGTGGCCAGCATGGTCAACATCTACCTGGACATTGCCAACCCGCCCAAGGTG GGTGAACTACCAAAATCGATGCCGTCGCGTATTCAGACTGTTCCCGTTGCAAGCGCCGGTGTGGCGAACGGTGACTGGTCCATTGGGGTGATCGATCGACTCAAGTACGAGCAGCTCTTCGAGTCCCTGCACCCCAGTAATGGAATGCTGCCAGGCAACAAGGTGAAGGGCGTGCTCATGGACTCCAAGCTGCCGATGAGCATACTGGGAACTATATGGGATCTGGCCGACCAGGACAAGGACGGCAACCTGGATATGCACGAATTCGTAGTGGCCATGCACCTGGTCTACCAGACGCTGCAGAAGCGCACCATTCCCAGCGTGCTGCCGCCCGAGCTGCGAAAGCCCGGAGGCGCAGGTCCGCCACCGAAGCCCGCCCTCCCACCACCGCCAGCGGGTGCTGCTATGCCCCGTGCTCCCAGCGGGGAGGGATTCGGAGATGGAGGCTTCGTAGCCAATTTTCCCAAGGACATCGCCCCGCCGGCGGCTATTCCGCCGCTTCCGGTGGCAGTGCCTCCCATGACGCGCATTCCCCCGGTGGGAGCAGTCAGCTCTCAGCCGCTGATTCAGACGGATCCGTTGATACCGATTGGAGCTCCGGTGACGGCGAATGCCGACTGGGTTGTCACTCCAGCGGAACTTAAGCGGTTCGAGGAGATCTTCCGTCAGTCGGATCTGGATAAGGACGGCCTGGTCTCCGGCCTTGAGGTGAAGGATATTTTCATCAAGTCGGGTATTCCGCAGCGCAGCCTAGCAGACATCTG GGCTCTTTGTGACACCAATCAGTCCGGCAAGCTGACTGTGGAGCAGTTTGCTCTGGCCATGTGGTTCGTAGAACGAAAGCAGCGTGGTGTGGACCCGCCTCATGTCCTCAACGCCAATATGGTGCCACCCTCAATGCGCGCCACTGTGGCTGGTGTCGATCTGCAGCCGCAGGAGGTCAAGCCCACTTACTCCAACCCGGAGCTGGAAATGATCTCCAAGGAGATTGAGGAGTTGGCCCGCGAGCGTCGCGTACTGGAGACGGAGATTGCCCAAAAAGAAGCGGATGTGCGCATTAAAAACGGCGAAGTGCGCAGTTTACAG AGTGAACTAGATACTCTTACCGCCACGCTGAAGCAGCTGGAGAACCAGCGAGGAGAAGCCCAGAAGCGACTGGATGACCTGCAGGCTCAA GTTAGCCACAATACGGCCGTGCTGGCCAACGTAAGTCTTGACATATCCCGCACCAACGATCAG GTGACTAAGATTCGCGACCAGTGCCACATGCAGGAGGAGACCATTAACGAGCAGGAGGGCGAATTAAACGCAAAGCGCTCGGAGCTGCAGAAGCTCAAGGACGAAGAGGCTTCTTTGCAGAAGGAGTACGACAGTAACAATCGCGAGCTATCCAAGCTTACCAACCACCTGCAGGCAACTCAACTGCAAATCAGCTCG GTCCGATCGATGGTGACACAGCTCCTGGAGACCCAGCGACAGATGACCGACGCTTTGCTCATTTGTCGGGCTGCCATGGAGAACCAAAACGCCGAACTCGTATCCGAATACCAGTTGAAGATAGAGCCGGACTTCGATGAGGCGCGCAAGACCCTGACCAAGGAAGTGCAAGTGCCCAAAGATGATCCCTTTGAGGAGAACAACAGCGGGGTCGCCAATCAAGCTACCAACGGCTTCGGCAGCGATCCCTTCTCTGGTCAGGCAACCAACAAGCCGGCTATTTCTACAGGCTTTGATGACAGCTTCAACATGAGCTCAGGCTTCGATAGTGGCTTCGATGCCTTTGGTCAGAGCGGAGCGGGCTCAGCCTTTGGTCAGACCCAGCGGGATCCCTTTGGCTCGGATGCCTTTGCGGCCAACAAGAGCAGCGCCATTACTCCTGAG CCCGGTAAAGACGACTTCGGCAGTGATCCGTTTGCCGCCCTGCACGCTCCAACCGGCCAGGGCCAGGTGCTCAGTCCCAACGCTCAGAAGTCCGGACCGCCGCCCAGACCGGAGTCTCCTAGTCCAGCATTGCCGCCAAAGAAGTCCAAGGTGCCGCCCCCACGACCTGCGCCACCTCGAGCAGCCCAG CCCACGGGTGGTTTCGGAAGCGGCGGCGCCGGAGGAGGATTTGCCGACTTTGACGACTTCGACAATAAG TGA
- the LOC6532111 gene encoding epidermal growth factor receptor substrate 15-like 1 isoform X3, producing MNVDFARVCGKHIGVYEAYYKLIDPKSTGAIEAMTAAKFLKKSGLSDVVLSRIWDLSDPNGKGFLDKPGFFVALKLVSLSQAGEVASMVNIYLDIANPPKVGELPKSMPSRIQTVPVASAGVANGDWSIGVIDRLKYEQLFESLHPSNGMLPGNKVKGVLMDSKLPMSILGTIWDLADQDKDGNLDMHEFVVAMHLVYQTLQKRTIPSVLPPELRKPGGAGPPPKPALPPPPAGAAMPRAPSGEGFGDGGFVANFPKDIAPPAAIPPLPVAVPPMTRIPPVGAVSSQPLIQTDPLIPIGAPVTANADWVVTPAELKRFEEIFRQSDLDKDGLVSGLEVKDIFIKSGIPQRSLADIWALCDTNQSGKLTVEQFALAMWFVERKQRGVDPPHVLNANMVPPSMRATVAGVDLQPQEVKPTYSNPELEMISKEIEELARERRVLETEIAQKEADVRIKNGEVRSLQSELDTLTATLKQLENQRGEAQKRLDDLQAQVSHNTAVLANVSLDISRTNDQVTKIRDQCHMQEETINEQEGELNAKRSELQKLKDEEASLQKEYDSNNRELSKLTNHLQATQLQISSVRSMVTQLLETQRQMTDALLICRAAMENQNAELVSEYQLKIEPDFDEARKTLTKEVQVPKDDPFEENNSGVANQATNGFGSDPFSGQATNKPAISTGFDDSFNMSSGFDSGFDAFGQSGAGSAFGQTQRDPFGSDAFAANKSSAITPEPGKDDFGSDPFAALHAPTGQGQVLSPNAQKSGPPPRPESPSPALPPKKSKVPPPRPAPPRAAQPTGGFGSGGAGGGFADFDDFDNKNQSTTHVELVPKAVASVFDAFGESASRKAPTPSLITGPTDFKDDPFKDYRYEDPFSIKDPFAEDDDEEVSGPRGADHKKNFAEDFSSGDELGAAAKTLSNIVNNNSSKPKAATPLNNDLLQQFDAFNLNSSPAPSHHSNTSYHSNSKPIHQSQTALDAFADFDDFAATLATTGGSGAGGTATTTSNTKLNNSFFDAFNDNFSVVQNSSVPTGVVKPNDQTAKAFDAFNDNFEDHFKTESNANFAKFDGFEAHNFSSDFGNTSFGTTSKEKQNGQVDKKVQSKEPVKDKFAADYSKPESFDADLEEALKRSVLDN from the exons ATGAATGTGGACTTTGCGAGGGTGTGCGGGAAGCACATAGGCGTCTACGAGGCCTACTACAAACTG ATTGACCCCAAATCCACCGGGGCAATCGAGGCCATGACTGCGGCTAAGTTTCTAAAGAAGTCCGGCCTCAGCGACGTTGTGTTGAGCAGGATCTGGGATCTGTCCGATCCCAACGGAAAGGGCTTTCTGGACAAACCGGGCTTTTTTGTGGCCCTCAAGCTGGTGTCCCTGTCGCAGGCGGGAGAGGTGGCCAGCATGGTCAACATCTACCTGGACATTGCCAACCCGCCCAAGGTG GGTGAACTACCAAAATCGATGCCGTCGCGTATTCAGACTGTTCCCGTTGCAAGCGCCGGTGTGGCGAACGGTGACTGGTCCATTGGGGTGATCGATCGACTCAAGTACGAGCAGCTCTTCGAGTCCCTGCACCCCAGTAATGGAATGCTGCCAGGCAACAAGGTGAAGGGCGTGCTCATGGACTCCAAGCTGCCGATGAGCATACTGGGAACTATATGGGATCTGGCCGACCAGGACAAGGACGGCAACCTGGATATGCACGAATTCGTAGTGGCCATGCACCTGGTCTACCAGACGCTGCAGAAGCGCACCATTCCCAGCGTGCTGCCGCCCGAGCTGCGAAAGCCCGGAGGCGCAGGTCCGCCACCGAAGCCCGCCCTCCCACCACCGCCAGCGGGTGCTGCTATGCCCCGTGCTCCCAGCGGGGAGGGATTCGGAGATGGAGGCTTCGTAGCCAATTTTCCCAAGGACATCGCCCCGCCGGCGGCTATTCCGCCGCTTCCGGTGGCAGTGCCTCCCATGACGCGCATTCCCCCGGTGGGAGCAGTCAGCTCTCAGCCGCTGATTCAGACGGATCCGTTGATACCGATTGGAGCTCCGGTGACGGCGAATGCCGACTGGGTTGTCACTCCAGCGGAACTTAAGCGGTTCGAGGAGATCTTCCGTCAGTCGGATCTGGATAAGGACGGCCTGGTCTCCGGCCTTGAGGTGAAGGATATTTTCATCAAGTCGGGTATTCCGCAGCGCAGCCTAGCAGACATCTG GGCTCTTTGTGACACCAATCAGTCCGGCAAGCTGACTGTGGAGCAGTTTGCTCTGGCCATGTGGTTCGTAGAACGAAAGCAGCGTGGTGTGGACCCGCCTCATGTCCTCAACGCCAATATGGTGCCACCCTCAATGCGCGCCACTGTGGCTGGTGTCGATCTGCAGCCGCAGGAGGTCAAGCCCACTTACTCCAACCCGGAGCTGGAAATGATCTCCAAGGAGATTGAGGAGTTGGCCCGCGAGCGTCGCGTACTGGAGACGGAGATTGCCCAAAAAGAAGCGGATGTGCGCATTAAAAACGGCGAAGTGCGCAGTTTACAG AGTGAACTAGATACTCTTACCGCCACGCTGAAGCAGCTGGAGAACCAGCGAGGAGAAGCCCAGAAGCGACTGGATGACCTGCAGGCTCAA GTTAGCCACAATACGGCCGTGCTGGCCAACGTAAGTCTTGACATATCCCGCACCAACGATCAG GTGACTAAGATTCGCGACCAGTGCCACATGCAGGAGGAGACCATTAACGAGCAGGAGGGCGAATTAAACGCAAAGCGCTCGGAGCTGCAGAAGCTCAAGGACGAAGAGGCTTCTTTGCAGAAGGAGTACGACAGTAACAATCGCGAGCTATCCAAGCTTACCAACCACCTGCAGGCAACTCAACTGCAAATCAGCTCG GTCCGATCGATGGTGACACAGCTCCTGGAGACCCAGCGACAGATGACCGACGCTTTGCTCATTTGTCGGGCTGCCATGGAGAACCAAAACGCCGAACTCGTATCCGAATACCAGTTGAAGATAGAGCCGGACTTCGATGAGGCGCGCAAGACCCTGACCAAGGAAGTGCAAGTGCCCAAAGATGATCCCTTTGAGGAGAACAACAGCGGGGTCGCCAATCAAGCTACCAACGGCTTCGGCAGCGATCCCTTCTCTGGTCAGGCAACCAACAAGCCGGCTATTTCTACAGGCTTTGATGACAGCTTCAACATGAGCTCAGGCTTCGATAGTGGCTTCGATGCCTTTGGTCAGAGCGGAGCGGGCTCAGCCTTTGGTCAGACCCAGCGGGATCCCTTTGGCTCGGATGCCTTTGCGGCCAACAAGAGCAGCGCCATTACTCCTGAG CCCGGTAAAGACGACTTCGGCAGTGATCCGTTTGCCGCCCTGCACGCTCCAACCGGCCAGGGCCAGGTGCTCAGTCCCAACGCTCAGAAGTCCGGACCGCCGCCCAGACCGGAGTCTCCTAGTCCAGCATTGCCGCCAAAGAAGTCCAAGGTGCCGCCCCCACGACCTGCGCCACCTCGAGCAGCCCAG CCCACGGGTGGTTTCGGAAGCGGCGGCGCCGGAGGAGGATTTGCCGACTTTGACGACTTCGACAATAAG AACCAGAGCACGACGCATGTGGAATTGGTGCCCAAGGCGGTAGCCAGTGTGTTTGATGCCTTTGGAGAGAGTGCCAGTCGGAAGGCGCCGACACCCAGTCTGATCACTGGCCCAACCGACTTCAAGGATGACCCATTCAAGGATTACCGGTACGAGGATCCGTTCAGCATCAAGGATCCCTTCGCCGAAGACGACGATGAGGAGGTGTCCGGACCTAGGGGAGCTGATCACAAGAAGAACTTTGCCGAGGACTTTAGCTCGGGCG ATGAGTTGGGAGCTGCAGCTAAGACGCTGAGTAACATCGTTAACAATAATAGCAGTAAGCCCAAGGCGGCCACGCCTCTCAACAACGACCTGCTGCAGCAGTTCGATGCCTTCAATCTGAACTCGAGTCCTGCGCCGTCTCACCACTCAAACACTTCCTACCACTCCAACTCCAAGCCTATCCACCAGTCGCAGACGGCGCTGGACGCATTCGCTGACTTTGACGACTTTGCAGCTACGCTGGCAACCACTGGCGGATCTGGGGCTGGAGGCACGGCCACCACCACTAGCAATACGAAACTCAACAATTCCTTCTTTGATGCATTTAACGACAACTTCAGTGTGGTCCAAAACTCATCGGTACCCACTGGCGTGGTCAAGCCCAACGATCAAACGGCAAAGGCCTTTGACGCCTTCAACGACAACTTCGAGGACCACTTCAAGACAGAATCCAACGCCAACTTCGCCAAGTTCGATGGCTTCGAGGCACACAACTTCTCGAGTGACTTCGGAAACACCTCCTTCGGGACGACGAGCAAGGAGAAGCAGAACGGGCAGGTGGACAAAAAGGTTCAGAGCAAGGAGCCGGTCAAGGACAAGTTTGCGGCCGACTATTCCAAGCCGGAAAGCTTCGACGCGGACCTGGAGGAGGCGCTGAAGCGCAGCGTACTGGACAACTAG